A genomic window from Streptomyces brevispora includes:
- a CDS encoding SDR family oxidoreductase, whose amino-acid sequence MTPAQQPNPHFHQPLNQPRAFRLGVAGPVGTGKSSILATLCRELAGELSMAVVTNDIYTDEDARFLRSAGVLPTERIRAVETGACPHTAIRDDVSANLDAVEDLEEAYGPLDLVLIRVFVERGARVVVVDLQQEAGDALVADLGDAVVFIRGDVSDRAVGDLAVDTAVERFGALDALVNNASASRVRPFTEQTEDDWKLALDTGLFATRNFMLAAYPELRRSQGAVINFASGAGTDGQPNQASYAAAKEAIRGLSRVVANEWAADQIRVNVVAPMARTAGVAAWAEANPEQYALSAAKVPLGRFGDPRTDVAPVIAFLASDDARYITGQTLMADGGAIKLR is encoded by the coding sequence ATCACCCCCGCGCAGCAGCCCAACCCCCACTTCCACCAGCCGCTGAACCAGCCCCGGGCCTTTCGCCTGGGCGTCGCGGGACCCGTCGGAACCGGAAAGAGCTCGATCCTGGCTACCCTGTGCCGCGAACTCGCCGGCGAGCTCTCCATGGCAGTGGTCACCAACGACATCTACACCGACGAGGACGCCCGCTTCCTCCGCTCGGCGGGCGTCCTGCCCACCGAACGCATCCGCGCGGTCGAGACCGGCGCCTGCCCGCACACCGCGATCCGCGACGACGTCAGCGCCAACCTCGACGCCGTCGAGGACCTGGAGGAGGCCTACGGCCCGCTGGACCTGGTGCTCATCCGGGTCTTCGTCGAGCGGGGCGCGCGGGTCGTGGTCGTCGACCTCCAGCAGGAGGCAGGGGACGCCCTCGTGGCAGATCTCGGAGACGCGGTGGTGTTCATCCGGGGCGACGTCTCCGACCGCGCGGTCGGAGACCTAGCGGTGGACACGGCCGTCGAGCGCTTCGGCGCCCTGGACGCCCTGGTGAACAACGCCAGCGCCTCACGGGTGCGGCCCTTCACCGAGCAGACCGAGGACGACTGGAAGCTCGCCCTGGACACCGGCCTCTTCGCCACCCGCAACTTCATGCTCGCCGCGTACCCCGAGCTCCGCAGGAGCCAGGGCGCGGTGATCAACTTCGCCTCGGGCGCGGGCACCGACGGCCAGCCGAACCAGGCGTCGTACGCCGCGGCCAAGGAGGCCATCCGCGGACTGAGCCGGGTCGTCGCCAACGAGTGGGCCGCCGACCAGATCCGGGTCAACGTCGTCGCGCCGATGGCGAGGACCGCGGGCGTCGCCGCCTGGGCCGAGGCCAACCCCGAGCAGTACGCCCTCTCCGCCGCCAAGGTCCCGCTCGGCCGCTTCGGTGACCCGCGCACGGACGTCGCCCCCGTCATCGCGTTCCTGGCGAGCGACGACGCCCGTTACATCACCGGTCAGACCCTGATGGCAGACGGCGGCGCGATCAAGCTCCGCTGA
- a CDS encoding MFS transporter, with the protein MPTSSSAPSRAPSYATVLRTPHAARTFGAALLGRLSYGMVPLALLLAIRDATGSYSVAGAAMALFGAASVFLSPARAALIDRYGPRRVLPPMAGLYAAVLGALALVTWRPGAPPLALGALAVAAGVCTPPLGPVMRTLWSGLVPDRELLRRAYSLDGVAEELLYVTGPLLVGLIVRAGRPAAGVLAGAVLVFVGALALVSSPAVPRRHTSPEPAPSDAPAAPRLRLHAIPALRHAVLVTAAVGLCLGALDLLVVAFTEQLHRAAAVSWVLAALSAGSAVGGLAYGAVRWRTTNRVRLVVAAAGMGAALMVAGLSPRLYVLVAVVAVAGLFVAPVLTTAYLIADESVDAARRTQAGAWVNTAFNAGSSGGTAAVGLLVGRLPLALCFALAAAPALLCAAASVRPRSRLAGAGAEAEAGGRVSGA; encoded by the coding sequence GTGCCCACGTCTTCTTCCGCTCCCTCGCGCGCGCCTTCGTACGCCACCGTCCTGCGTACCCCCCATGCCGCGCGCACCTTCGGTGCCGCGCTGCTGGGGCGGCTCTCGTACGGGATGGTGCCGCTCGCGCTGCTGCTGGCGATCAGGGACGCCACCGGTTCGTACTCCGTCGCCGGCGCCGCCATGGCCCTGTTCGGGGCCGCCAGTGTCTTCCTCTCGCCCGCCCGTGCCGCGCTGATCGACCGGTACGGGCCACGCCGGGTCCTGCCACCGATGGCCGGGCTGTACGCGGCGGTGCTCGGCGCACTCGCCCTGGTCACCTGGCGGCCGGGCGCCCCGCCCCTCGCCCTGGGGGCGCTCGCCGTGGCGGCCGGTGTCTGCACTCCGCCGCTGGGTCCGGTCATGCGGACGCTGTGGAGCGGCCTCGTCCCGGACCGGGAGCTGTTGCGGCGCGCGTACAGCCTGGACGGTGTCGCCGAGGAACTGCTGTACGTCACCGGCCCGTTGCTGGTGGGCCTGATCGTGCGCGCCGGGCGACCGGCGGCCGGAGTGCTGGCCGGTGCCGTGCTGGTGTTCGTGGGGGCGCTGGCGCTGGTGTCGTCACCGGCGGTGCCCCGTAGGCACACGAGCCCCGAACCGGCCCCGTCCGACGCCCCCGCCGCGCCCCGGCTGCGGCTGCACGCCATCCCCGCGCTGCGTCATGCGGTGCTGGTGACGGCAGCCGTGGGGCTCTGCCTCGGGGCGCTCGATCTGCTGGTCGTGGCGTTCACCGAGCAGCTGCACCGGGCGGCCGCGGTGTCCTGGGTGCTGGCCGCCCTCTCGGCCGGGAGCGCCGTCGGCGGTCTCGCGTACGGGGCGGTCCGATGGAGGACGACGAACCGGGTGCGGCTGGTGGTGGCGGCCGCGGGGATGGGTGCGGCGCTGATGGTCGCCGGCCTCTCGCCCCGTCTGTACGTACTGGTCGCCGTCGTCGCGGTCGCCGGGCTGTTCGTCGCCCCGGTCCTCACGACCGCGTATCTGATCGCGGACGAGTCCGTGGACGCCGCCCGGCGCACCCAGGCGGGCGCCTGGGTCAACACCGCGTTCAACGCCGGGTCCTCGGGCGGCACCGCGGCGGTCGGACTGCTCGTCGGGCGGCTGCCGCTCGCGCTGTGCTTCGCCCTGGCGGCGGCGCCCGCGCTGCTGTGCGCGGCGGCATCGGTGCGTCCCCGCTCCCGGCTCGCGGGAGCGGGGGCGGAGGCGGAGGCGGGGGGCCGGGTCAGCGGAGCTTGA
- a CDS encoding dihydrofolate reductase family protein, which produces MRKIIYFMSMSLDGYIESPDKDIDWHHVDDELHHALNERLAAMGGFLHGRVVHELMAEFWPTADQDPANAGPTADFAVIWRDMPKYVYSRTLQRADWNTTVVHDVVAEEVMALKAQPGGDLALGGAGLAASFAALDLIDEYWIYVHPVLIGRGKPMFPSTDTMTDLRLAGTMAFGNGVVELRYERAEEPPAR; this is translated from the coding sequence ATGCGCAAGATCATCTATTTCATGTCGATGTCCCTCGACGGCTATATCGAGAGCCCGGACAAGGACATCGACTGGCATCACGTCGACGACGAGCTGCACCACGCCTTGAACGAGCGGCTCGCCGCGATGGGCGGCTTCCTCCACGGGCGGGTCGTCCACGAGTTGATGGCGGAATTCTGGCCCACCGCCGACCAGGACCCGGCCAACGCCGGGCCGACGGCCGACTTCGCCGTCATCTGGCGGGACATGCCGAAGTACGTCTACTCCCGGACGCTGCAGCGGGCGGACTGGAACACCACCGTCGTCCATGACGTCGTCGCGGAAGAGGTCATGGCGCTGAAGGCGCAGCCCGGCGGCGACCTGGCGCTCGGCGGCGCAGGGCTGGCCGCGTCCTTCGCGGCGCTCGATCTGATCGACGAGTACTGGATCTACGTCCACCCGGTCCTCATCGGCCGGGGAAAACCCATGTTCCCGTCGACGGACACCATGACCGACCTGCGGCTCGCGGGCACGATGGCCTTCGGCAACGGAGTCGTGGAACTGCGGTACGAGCGAGCGGAAGAGCCCCCGGCGCGCTGA
- a CDS encoding peptidoglycan-binding protein: MPSRPAAHTKARASVLAALTATVLTLTGTPALAASDSGSPMNQAFERAADRYDVPRDLLAAVGYGETRLDGHSGLPSQANGYGVMHLVSNPTNRTLEQAAALTGKPLADLRDDTGANILGGAAVLRGYADKLGLDAHDREDIDAWYQAVARYSGTRGPAAALYADTVYTFLADGLDAVAPDGERISVTGRPVSPQKGPLAAAEPSTRSADYPSALWVPAHADNFAAGRSAAIDKVIIHVTQGSYAGSISWFQNPTAQVSAHYVVRSSDGQITQMVRDSDTAYHARSANSSALGIEHEGFVDDPSWFTDSMYRSSAALTAYLCDRHGIPKDRAHIIGHSEAPGNDHTDPGVNWDWTRYMQLVGGDTGGGNSADGLSFTAYATQRSGSTGAQVKAVQQLLNEQGQAAGAADGSFGPATQAAVTAYQEAHGLTADGIVGARTWTALLSAGTRTTLQEGATGDGVKRLQRALTATLGSTVGIDGSFGPATTTAVRGYQTSRGLTADGIVGPETWAALQAGR, from the coding sequence ATGCCCAGCCGCCCCGCAGCCCACACCAAGGCCCGCGCATCCGTGCTGGCGGCCCTCACCGCCACCGTCCTGACCCTCACCGGCACCCCGGCCCTCGCCGCCTCGGACTCCGGCAGTCCGATGAACCAGGCCTTCGAGCGGGCGGCCGACCGGTACGACGTACCGCGTGATCTGCTCGCCGCCGTCGGATACGGCGAGACCCGCCTCGACGGCCACTCCGGGCTCCCCAGCCAGGCGAACGGCTACGGCGTGATGCACCTCGTCAGCAACCCCACGAACCGGACGCTGGAGCAGGCCGCCGCCCTCACCGGCAAACCCCTGGCCGACCTCCGCGACGACACCGGGGCCAACATCCTGGGCGGCGCGGCGGTGCTGCGCGGATACGCGGACAAGCTCGGCCTCGACGCCCACGACCGCGAGGACATCGACGCCTGGTACCAGGCCGTCGCCCGCTACAGCGGCACCCGGGGTCCGGCCGCCGCCCTCTACGCCGACACGGTCTACACCTTCCTGGCGGACGGCCTCGACGCCGTCGCCCCGGACGGCGAGCGGATCTCGGTCACGGGCCGCCCGGTCTCCCCGCAGAAGGGCCCGCTCGCCGCCGCGGAGCCGAGCACCCGGAGCGCCGACTACCCGTCCGCGCTCTGGGTCCCCGCCCATGCGGACAACTTCGCGGCGGGCCGCTCCGCAGCGATCGACAAGGTGATCATCCATGTGACGCAGGGCTCGTACGCGGGCTCGATCAGCTGGTTCCAGAACCCGACCGCCCAGGTGAGCGCGCACTACGTGGTGCGCTCGTCCGACGGCCAGATCACCCAGATGGTGCGCGACAGCGACACCGCGTACCACGCGCGCAGCGCCAACTCCTCGGCGCTCGGGATCGAACACGAGGGATTCGTCGACGACCCGTCCTGGTTCACGGACTCGATGTACCGGTCGTCCGCGGCCCTGACCGCGTACCTGTGCGACCGGCACGGGATCCCGAAGGACCGGGCGCACATCATCGGCCACAGCGAGGCACCGGGCAACGACCACACCGACCCCGGCGTGAACTGGGACTGGACGCGCTACATGCAGCTGGTGGGCGGCGACACCGGGGGCGGCAACAGCGCCGACGGGCTGAGCTTCACCGCGTACGCCACCCAGCGGAGCGGCTCGACGGGCGCCCAGGTCAAGGCGGTCCAGCAGCTGCTCAACGAGCAGGGCCAGGCGGCGGGCGCCGCCGACGGCAGCTTCGGCCCGGCCACACAGGCCGCGGTGACGGCCTACCAGGAAGCACACGGGCTGACCGCCGACGGCATCGTGGGAGCCAGAACCTGGACGGCGCTCCTGTCGGCCGGCACGAGGACGACGCTCCAGGAAGGCGCTACGGGCGACGGCGTGAAGCGGCTCCAGCGCGCGCTGACCGCGACGCTCGGCTCGACCGTGGGCATCGACGGCAGCTTCGGCCCGGCGACGACGACAGCGGTGCGCGGCTATCAGACGAGCCGGGGCCTGACGGCCGACGGCATCGTGGGCCCGGAGACCTGGGCAGCGCTGCAGGCGGGCCGCTGA
- a CDS encoding nitroreductase family protein gives MNTESTQATEVSADARALFSTMSTMRAMRRLKPEPVPDETLEQLIQAAVWGPSGGNMQCYEYVVVTDREVMAGLAPLWKRCVDAYLATTGKYAPEGMDDAAYGRMVAAIEYQRDHFADTPALIVPCYRFPEPRIEEEGLIAYAQELGPAGVEHMTNTQTRFQALAEGSCVYPGVQNLLLAARALGLAANVTIWHLMLEQEWKQALGIPEDMRTFAAVPVGWPRGNFGPVRRRPVADVIHRDRW, from the coding sequence ATGAACACCGAATCCACACAGGCCACCGAGGTCTCCGCCGACGCCCGTGCCCTGTTCTCCACCATGTCCACGATGCGCGCCATGCGCCGCCTCAAGCCGGAACCCGTGCCGGACGAGACGCTGGAGCAGCTCATACAGGCCGCCGTCTGGGGTCCCAGCGGCGGCAACATGCAGTGTTACGAGTACGTCGTGGTGACCGACCGTGAAGTAATGGCGGGTCTGGCACCGCTGTGGAAGCGGTGCGTGGACGCCTATCTGGCGACGACCGGCAAGTACGCGCCGGAGGGCATGGACGACGCGGCGTACGGCCGGATGGTCGCCGCGATCGAGTACCAGCGCGACCACTTCGCGGACACGCCCGCGCTGATCGTGCCGTGCTACCGGTTCCCGGAGCCCCGGATCGAGGAGGAGGGCCTGATCGCGTACGCGCAGGAGCTCGGCCCGGCGGGCGTCGAGCACATGACGAACACTCAGACCCGCTTCCAGGCGCTCGCCGAGGGCTCCTGCGTCTATCCGGGGGTGCAGAACCTGCTGCTCGCCGCCCGCGCCCTGGGTCTCGCGGCGAACGTCACCATCTGGCACCTGATGCTGGAGCAGGAGTGGAAGCAGGCCCTCGGCATCCCCGAGGACATGCGCACCTTCGCCGCCGTTCCGGTCGGGTGGCCGCGGGGCAACTTCGGCCCGGTCCGGCGCCGCCCGGTGGCGGACGTCATCCACCGCGACCGCTGGTAG
- a CDS encoding acyl carrier protein, with product MSTADEISTLLVANFGTDPVAIRPEASLRQLRLDSLALEELRLLIEDRMGIDLEDVQLTSRDTVGQLVDAVHRKAAA from the coding sequence ATGAGCACGGCAGACGAGATCAGCACCTTGCTGGTGGCGAACTTCGGAACCGATCCCGTGGCGATCCGTCCCGAAGCGTCGCTCCGTCAGCTCAGGCTGGACTCCCTGGCCCTGGAGGAACTGCGGCTCCTCATCGAGGACCGGATGGGCATCGACCTGGAGGACGTCCAGCTGACCTCGCGCGACACCGTCGGTCAACTGGTCGACGCCGTGCACCGCAAGGCCGCGGCATGA
- a CDS encoding beta-ketoacyl-[acyl-carrier-protein] synthase family protein — MTARYRPEPFAAAVTGIGLVTAAGVGAAATWHGVTEAATAPSVPHRPELHDLPCDFMYTITGLDTRAVLGMASQRLMDRFSQLAVIAAREAVADAGLDPAVWDSSRVAVVIGSAHGGLPFYDEQHTTLTQRGARRVSPKLAPLTVVNGAASSVATDLGAHGPSQAVSTACSSGTVAIGTAHQMLRTGACDIAVAGGAESVCSRLLIASACQLKAVSTRRDDPETACRPFDAHRDGFVVGEGAGLLVLERPEHARARGATVRAHLAGYGASSDAYSAVAPDPEGLGIERALRAALADAGVGAKDIGHVNAHGTSTVSNDLIEATMLRRVLGEHPLVTSTKAMTGHTLGAAGGIETALTVLALQHQLVPPTVNLDVPDPEIPLEVVSKEARPGAFDAAVKTSLGFGGHNAALVLTRA, encoded by the coding sequence ATGACCGCCCGGTACCGCCCCGAGCCGTTCGCCGCCGCCGTCACCGGCATCGGCCTCGTCACCGCCGCGGGGGTGGGCGCCGCTGCCACCTGGCACGGGGTGACCGAGGCCGCCACCGCGCCCTCCGTGCCGCACAGGCCCGAACTCCACGACCTGCCCTGCGACTTCATGTACACCATCACGGGCCTCGACACGAGGGCGGTCCTCGGGATGGCGTCCCAGCGGCTCATGGACCGCTTCTCGCAACTCGCCGTCATCGCCGCCCGCGAAGCCGTCGCGGACGCCGGGCTCGACCCAGCGGTCTGGGACAGCTCCCGCGTCGCCGTCGTCATCGGCTCGGCCCACGGCGGACTGCCCTTCTACGACGAACAGCACACCACCCTCACCCAGCGCGGCGCCCGACGGGTCTCACCCAAACTCGCCCCGCTCACCGTCGTCAACGGCGCCGCCAGCAGCGTCGCCACGGACCTCGGCGCGCACGGCCCCAGCCAGGCCGTCTCCACCGCCTGCTCGTCCGGCACCGTCGCCATCGGCACGGCACACCAGATGCTGCGCACCGGGGCCTGCGACATCGCCGTCGCGGGCGGCGCCGAATCGGTCTGCTCCCGGCTGCTGATCGCCAGCGCCTGCCAGTTGAAGGCCGTCTCCACCCGCCGGGACGACCCCGAGACGGCCTGCCGCCCCTTCGACGCGCACCGCGACGGCTTCGTCGTCGGCGAGGGCGCCGGACTCCTCGTACTGGAACGTCCGGAACACGCCCGCGCCCGCGGCGCCACCGTCCGCGCGCACCTCGCCGGATACGGCGCGTCCAGCGACGCGTATTCCGCCGTCGCACCGGACCCCGAGGGCCTCGGCATCGAACGGGCCCTGCGTGCCGCCCTCGCGGACGCCGGAGTCGGCGCCAAGGACATCGGGCACGTCAACGCCCACGGCACCTCGACCGTGTCGAACGACCTGATCGAGGCGACGATGCTGCGCCGGGTGCTCGGCGAGCACCCCCTCGTCACGTCGACGAAGGCCATGACCGGACACACCCTCGGCGCCGCGGGCGGCATCGAGACCGCGCTCACCGTGCTGGCCCTCCAGCACCAACTCGTGCCGCCCACCGTCAACCTGGACGTCCCCGACCCGGAGATCCCGCTCGAAGTGGTGAGCAAGGAGGCCCGGCCCGGAGCGTTCGACGCGGCCGTCAAGACCTCGCTCGGCTTCGGCGGGCACAATGCCGCACTCGTCCTCACCAGGGCCTGA
- a CDS encoding alpha/beta fold hydrolase, producing the protein MPDEIIRNLSVHGLRYSYRTLPQPSPRTEPVIVLGGALQGMYGWPQMDEHLGPRAQVVTADLPGMGGADPLPPGTGDDILHAAVTGIIDDLGVPRVNLFGFSYGTSIAFGCARQNPGRIARLALGGVPVHISDAQRTQWGRAVDRLATGDMAGLATLTADALMCLDPDRTVHRRELARRYVRRSFLHALTHSPHAAQSLRRALGHRPDFSGGLSGVPALVFAGEHDTVSSPGRQRAFAATIEGSRFLTIGDSDHWVVLERPDDVADLVARFFTDRPLETAPALGPLAVLPRPRAGTGGAALPRAGG; encoded by the coding sequence ATGCCCGACGAGATCATCCGGAACCTGTCGGTGCACGGGCTGCGCTACAGCTACCGGACCCTGCCGCAGCCCTCGCCCCGCACCGAACCCGTCATCGTCCTGGGCGGCGCGCTCCAGGGGATGTACGGCTGGCCGCAGATGGACGAGCACCTGGGACCGCGGGCACAGGTCGTCACCGCCGACCTGCCCGGCATGGGCGGCGCCGATCCGCTGCCGCCCGGCACCGGTGACGACATCCTCCACGCGGCCGTCACCGGCATCATCGACGACCTGGGCGTACCCCGGGTCAACCTCTTCGGCTTCTCCTACGGCACGTCGATCGCGTTCGGCTGCGCCCGGCAGAACCCTGGGCGCATCGCCCGGCTGGCGCTCGGCGGCGTACCGGTCCACATCAGCGACGCCCAGCGGACCCAGTGGGGCCGGGCGGTCGACCGGCTGGCGACCGGCGACATGGCGGGGCTCGCCACCCTGACCGCCGACGCCCTGATGTGCCTGGACCCGGACCGCACCGTGCACCGAAGGGAGCTCGCCCGGCGCTATGTCCGCAGGTCGTTCCTGCACGCGCTCACCCATTCCCCGCACGCCGCGCAGTCGCTGCGCCGGGCGCTGGGCCACCGGCCGGACTTCTCCGGCGGGCTGAGCGGGGTGCCGGCGCTCGTCTTCGCGGGCGAGCACGACACGGTTTCTTCGCCCGGACGGCAACGCGCCTTCGCGGCGACGATCGAGGGCAGCCGGTTCCTGACCATCGGCGACTCCGACCACTGGGTCGTCCTGGAACGCCCCGACGACGTGGCGGACCTGGTCGCCCGCTTCTTCACCGACCGCCCGCTGGAGACGGCTCCCGCCCTGGGACCCCTCGCCGTGCTCCCGCGCCCGCGGGCGGGCACGGGAGGAGCGGCACTGCCGCGGGCGGGCGGCTGA
- a CDS encoding lamin tail domain-containing protein — MRISRSRSVLLAGAVAVTLSATALPAALAAPSSSAVISEVYGGGGNSGATLTRDFVELANAGSAAYDLSGFSVQYLPGAPSAGSQWQVSPLTGAVAPGGHYLVAQAAGTGGTVALPTPDATGTVAMAAASGTVALVSGTTPLTCKTAADCAADTRVVDLVGYGSAVVREGSGPATGASATASVARAASLADTDDNAADLSAGAPTPVNAAGETSGGGEGPGDPGNPTEPGTVRVHDIQGTTRVSPLDGQAVTGVPGIVTAVRTTGSRGFWIQDPSPDADPRTSEGVLVYTGSATPTVSVGDSVLVSGTVDEYYPSSTTQSITEITAPRTTVLSSGNALPAPVVLNAASVPGTYAPSAGGGSIDALPLEPEKYALDRYESLEGTRVETVDTRVTGATSSHGEVWVTVAPKQNPTRSGGTLYSSYNDQNSGRIKVMSLDSTRPVPVANVGDVLSHATTGVLDYDSFGGYSLQATQLGTLTDRHLKREVTRKQKRDELAVSTYNVENLDALDEQGKFDTLAKGVAVNLASPDIVSLEEIQDDNGAVNDGTVGAEATLKRFTDAIVAAGGPRYSWRYVAPQDGKDGGEPGGNIRNVFLFNPARVSFVDRAGGDATTAVKAVPTKKGVTLSASPARISPLNDAWNDSRKPLVGEFTFRGEPVFVIGNHFTSKGGDQPLHGRYQAPTRSSETKRVRQAAEVNTFVKSLLAADKQAQVITLGDLNDFAFSPTMSALTAGKALKPLIDTLPANERYSYVYEGNSQTLDHILTSPGIRHFDYDVVHINAEFADQASDHDPQIVRVKADGSGHGHH, encoded by the coding sequence GTGCGCATATCCAGATCTCGTTCCGTACTGCTGGCCGGTGCGGTCGCCGTGACCCTCTCGGCGACCGCGCTGCCCGCCGCACTCGCGGCACCGTCCTCGTCCGCCGTGATCTCCGAGGTCTACGGGGGCGGCGGGAACTCGGGGGCGACACTCACCCGCGACTTCGTCGAGCTGGCCAACGCCGGCTCCGCCGCGTACGACCTGTCCGGGTTCAGCGTCCAGTACCTGCCCGGCGCGCCGTCCGCCGGTTCGCAGTGGCAGGTGTCCCCGCTCACCGGTGCCGTCGCGCCCGGTGGCCACTACCTGGTCGCCCAGGCCGCGGGCACCGGCGGCACCGTCGCCCTGCCCACCCCGGATGCCACCGGCACCGTCGCGATGGCCGCCGCGAGCGGCACCGTCGCGCTGGTCTCCGGCACCACGCCGCTGACCTGCAAGACGGCGGCCGACTGCGCCGCCGACACCCGTGTCGTCGACCTCGTGGGCTACGGCTCCGCGGTCGTCCGCGAAGGCAGCGGCCCGGCGACGGGCGCCTCCGCCACCGCCTCCGTGGCGCGCGCGGCCTCGCTCGCGGACACCGACGACAACGCCGCCGACCTGTCCGCCGGCGCTCCCACTCCGGTGAACGCGGCCGGTGAGACGTCCGGCGGCGGCGAGGGCCCTGGTGACCCGGGCAACCCCACCGAGCCCGGCACCGTGCGCGTGCACGACATCCAGGGCACCACCCGGGTGTCCCCGCTGGACGGCCAGGCGGTGACCGGGGTCCCCGGCATCGTCACAGCGGTCCGCACCACGGGTTCGCGCGGCTTCTGGATCCAGGACCCCTCGCCCGACGCGGACCCCCGTACCTCCGAGGGCGTCCTCGTCTACACCGGCTCCGCCACCCCGACGGTGTCGGTGGGCGACTCGGTTCTGGTCAGCGGCACGGTGGACGAGTACTACCCGTCGAGCACCACGCAGTCCATCACCGAGATCACCGCCCCCAGGACCACGGTCCTCTCGTCGGGCAACGCGCTGCCGGCGCCGGTGGTGCTCAACGCGGCCTCGGTGCCCGGCACCTACGCCCCCTCAGCGGGCGGCGGCTCGATCGACGCGCTGCCCCTCGAGCCGGAGAAGTACGCGCTCGACCGCTACGAGTCGCTCGAAGGCACCCGGGTCGAGACCGTCGACACCAGGGTCACGGGCGCCACAAGCTCGCACGGCGAGGTCTGGGTGACCGTCGCGCCGAAGCAGAACCCGACCCGGAGCGGCGGCACGCTGTACTCCTCGTACAACGACCAGAACAGCGGCCGGATCAAGGTGATGTCGCTCGACAGCACCCGGCCCGTCCCGGTGGCGAACGTGGGCGACGTGCTGTCCCACGCCACCACCGGTGTGCTGGACTACGACTCCTTCGGCGGCTACAGCCTCCAGGCCACCCAGCTCGGCACACTGACCGACCGGCACCTGAAGCGTGAGGTCACCAGGAAGCAGAAGCGCGACGAACTCGCCGTCTCCACGTACAACGTGGAGAACCTCGACGCGCTCGACGAGCAGGGCAAGTTCGACACCCTCGCCAAGGGCGTCGCGGTCAACCTGGCCTCCCCCGACATCGTGTCGCTGGAGGAGATCCAGGACGACAACGGTGCGGTCAACGACGGCACGGTCGGCGCCGAGGCGACCCTGAAGCGGTTCACCGACGCGATCGTCGCGGCGGGCGGCCCGCGGTACTCCTGGCGCTATGTCGCCCCGCAGGACGGCAAGGACGGCGGCGAACCCGGCGGCAACATCCGTAACGTCTTCCTCTTCAACCCCGCCCGGGTCTCCTTCGTGGACCGCGCGGGCGGCGACGCGACCACCGCGGTGAAGGCCGTACCGACGAAGAAGGGCGTCACCCTGTCGGCCTCGCCCGCCCGGATCAGCCCGCTGAACGACGCCTGGAACGACAGCCGCAAGCCCCTGGTCGGCGAGTTCACCTTCCGCGGGGAGCCGGTGTTCGTCATCGGCAACCACTTCACCTCCAAGGGCGGCGACCAGCCCCTGCACGGCCGTTACCAGGCGCCGACGCGCAGCTCGGAGACGAAGCGGGTACGGCAGGCGGCGGAGGTCAACACCTTCGTCAAGTCACTGCTGGCGGCGGACAAGCAGGCGCAGGTCATCACGCTCGGCGACCTGAACGACTTCGCGTTCTCGCCGACGATGTCCGCGCTGACCGCCGGGAAGGCGCTCAAGCCGCTGATCGACACGCTGCCGGCGAACGAGCGGTACAGCTATGTGTACGAGGGCAACTCGCAGACCCTCGACCACATCCTGACGAGCCCGGGTATCCGGCACTTCGACTACGACGTGGTGCACATCAACGCGGAGTTCGCCGACCAGGCGAGCGACCACGACCCGCAGATCGTACGGGTGAAGGCCGACGGCTCCGGCCACGGTCACCACTGA
- a CDS encoding nuclear transport factor 2 family protein produces the protein MTSYDDAVQRYFAAWNAATPEELEKAVAAAFTDDAGYIDPLIDVRGHDGLAAAISGAQQQFPGFAFRPAGAVDGHHGLVRFSWELVSAADGSAPVAGSDVITLADDGRISSVSGFLDRVPAA, from the coding sequence ATGACCTCGTACGACGACGCCGTCCAGCGCTACTTCGCCGCCTGGAACGCCGCCACCCCCGAGGAGCTGGAGAAGGCTGTCGCCGCGGCGTTCACCGACGATGCCGGATACATCGACCCGCTCATCGATGTGCGGGGACACGACGGGCTGGCGGCCGCGATCAGCGGTGCCCAGCAGCAGTTCCCCGGCTTCGCCTTCCGTCCGGCCGGGGCCGTCGACGGGCACCACGGCCTCGTCCGCTTCAGCTGGGAGCTGGTCTCCGCGGCGGACGGCTCGGCGCCCGTCGCCGGCTCGGACGTGATCACCCTCGCCGACGACGGGCGGATCAGCTCGGTCAGCGGGTTCCTGGACCGGGTACCGGCCGCCTGA